In the genome of Deltaproteobacteria bacterium, the window GGCCGGATTCGGGAAACAGTGCGAGTTCAGCGCTCCGTTTTCGAATCTCGGCATATATTTCCCGGGCCATTTCCGGGTCGTCACGCGCGATAAAACGCATCTGCGCGTCAAGATCGCGCATGGCCCCGCGCAACCATTTAACCTTCACTGTAGCTCCAATTAGCATCAAGCTTGGCCATTTCCTCATCCGTGGCGAACTCACCGGCATCCGCCTCTTTCAAGGCCTTCCGGATTTCCGTGACCTGCCACGCCTCGCGGGCAATGTATTCTTCCATGGCCTGGTTGATGAGATACGCGCGCGAGCGGTCCGTTTCCTTGGCCAAAGCATTGAATCGAGAAATCAATTCCTCGCTTGCCCGAATGGAAATCTGCGTGGACATAGTTCCCTCCTTGAAGTTGTGATTCAACGTAATGCGTGGAATCACGCATGTCGACCCAGATCACCGCGCCACAAAATTTCCCAAATTTGCAAAATAGGCTCCCAAGTCGAGACAACGCCCGCGCTCTTTGCTAACGCCACGCGAAACAATGTGCCTGGAGGAATCCACATGCCCGAATTTCCGATTTTCAACTGCAAGAATTCCGACGATGTGGTCAAGGCCGTGCGTGAGCACAAGGTGGAGCTGATTCAATTCTGGTTCGTGGATGTACTTGGAACACTGAAAAGTTTCCAGGTTCTTCCTGGAGAATTGGAAATCGCCATGGACGAAGGCATGGGCTTCGATGGCTCGTCCCTGGAAGGATTTTGCAGAATTGAAGAAAGTGACATGATCGCCATCCCGGACCCAGCCACCTTTCAGCTGGTGACCTGGGACCAGGCCACCGCGCCCATGGCCCGCATGTTCTGCGATATTCTCGAACCCAGTGGACAACCTTTTGCCGGTGATAGCAGGTATTGTCTGAAACGCATCCTCAAAACCGCCGCGGCCAAGGGCTATTCCTTCTATGTCGGTCCGGAACTGGAATTTTTTCTTCTGGAAAGCCCGACTTCGCCCAAACCCCTGGACCCTGGCGGATACTTCGACGCCCCGCCTCTTGATCTGGCCGGAGGCATCCGCCGCGAAATCATCTCCTGCCTACGCTCCATGGGCATTCCCGTGGAATACGGGCATCACGAAGTCGCGCCCAGTCAGCATGAAATCGCCCTGCGCTACGCCGATGCCCTGAAAATGGCCGACACGGCCATCACCTACCGCGTCGTGGTCAAGGAAATCGCCCGCCAGCACGGCCGCTACGCGACCTTCATGCCCAAACCCCTGTATGGCGAGAACGGCAGCGGCATGCACGTGCACCAGTCCCTGTTCAAAAACGGCCGCAACCTGTTTTACGACGCCGACGGCGACCACCATCTGAGCCGCGAGGCCAAGGCCTATATCGCCGGGCTACTCACGCATTGCGCGGAATTCACCGCCGTGACCAACCAATGGGTCAACTCCTACAAACGCCTAGTGCCCGGATTCGAAGCCCCGACCAACATCGCCTGGGCAAGGCGTAATCGGTCAACCCTGGTCCGCGTGCCCATGTACAAACCCGGCAAGGAGGCCGCCACGCGCGTGGAACTCCGTTCTCCGGACCCGGCCTGCAACCCCTACCTGGCCTTTGCCTGCATG includes:
- a CDS encoding type II toxin-antitoxin system RelE/ParE family toxin, with the protein product MKVKWLRGAMRDLDAQMRFIARDDPEMAREIYAEIRKRSAELALFPESGRPGRLAGTRELVLGGYPYVIPYRVRDDIVEILRVFHTSQQLPGSW
- a CDS encoding ribbon-helix-helix protein, CopG family encodes the protein MSTQISIRASEELISRFNALAKETDRSRAYLINQAMEEYIAREAWQVTEIRKALKEADAGEFATDEEMAKLDANWSYSEG
- a CDS encoding glutamine synthetase, whose amino-acid sequence is MPEFPIFNCKNSDDVVKAVREHKVELIQFWFVDVLGTLKSFQVLPGELEIAMDEGMGFDGSSLEGFCRIEESDMIAIPDPATFQLVTWDQATAPMARMFCDILEPSGQPFAGDSRYCLKRILKTAAAKGYSFYVGPELEFFLLESPTSPKPLDPGGYFDAPPLDLAGGIRREIISCLRSMGIPVEYGHHEVAPSQHEIALRYADALKMADTAITYRVVVKEIARQHGRYATFMPKPLYGENGSGMHVHQSLFKNGRNLFYDADGDHHLSREAKAYIAGLLTHCAEFTAVTNQWVNSYKRLVPGFEAPTNIAWARRNRSTLVRVPMYKPGKEAATRVELRSPDPACNPYLAFACMLAAGLRGIEENYPLPAPVEDDIYVMTTDQRRERGIASLPGSLETALEAMQGSALVREALGDHIYTKFLANKQVEWDLYRSQVTDFELERYLPRL